AAGTGCACTAAACCTGTTTCTTTAGTTCCTCCTGTTTATTATGCTGACCTTGCTGCTTATAGAGGACGATTATACCATGAAGCAAGGATTGGGATGCAATCTCCAAAGCAAGCAAAAGATGCTTCCTCACTTTCACGAACCACTTCATTTGAACAGGGATTTTACACGCTGCATGCTGACCTACAAAACATAATGTTCTTTATCTAAAGGACTCCATGTCCACTCCTCCACAACTTGTGCAAAAAGTTTATACCTTCTCTCTGTTTATACATGTATTGCATATTCCGCCTTTTCCGCTCAAATAGTGAAGTTTTTGCGCGAATCTATAAACTCTGTCTTCaaatcatctttttcttcttttttctattatacttttttatttttattcgcAAGGCATATTTGTACCATCTAATCAAACCTTGTCATGGAAAATATCCAAAATACAGAAGAATATGATAATTATAGTTTGAATACTTTAGATGATATGTAATGttcattttataaatagaaatcCTAGAAGCCAGTCCAAACAAAATACTCTTGTAATGTTTACaagttctttttctttattttatttttttatgatgggAATGCTCGAGCAATGTGTTCTTGTGGCATTACCTGTGTAATTTTGTTATGCTCATGTGATTTGTTTGTGTAGAGATCTGAtcacatatattaataatattgtgaatgattaaattaaacccTTGTATGTATATATCCATATagttaatcatattatttttaaatgtccaaAACTggtattttcattaaattgatCAGGTCAAATTGGTCTTTAAACGATTGAGTCTCGCCAAAATATTGCAACTTAATTCAATTGATATTTTGGTTGAGATTACATAGATAGTGGATTAAATGAGCTTAGTCAAACTAATCCGTAAACTTATGAGtgggtttattttttaaactgataataattcaaaacataaaaatgaaaataatattatttttaaaatacatattgcaaaatatttcttaaaattactataattgtatactaaaattaattttatcaatataaCTTATAgtttaaaacatatactttatttttaatattaagattaaagatcatttttaaattttgtaaatatgttaaaatattctattaatccaatatatgttaaaatagtcgtaattaatttaaaatatgaattgaatCGTGGAAAAAGACAATTTGACACcgttctttatttattatttcataacttgttaataataaaatattaaattaagatatttaataaaaatataaaggcttaaatacctttttcgtcttcatttttgtagtgtttattGCGGATGACCCTCATTATGACAGAATgattaaaatgatcctcattttttaccaaatgtttaaaatggtccccattttcgcaattcgtattttatttggtccttttatgttacgtcgtttaaatcagtaacggaacactgtttgtattacgttGCATTGGGGTGTGTTACGTATCCTATACATATGGGCTAATTAAtgttaacttttcaatttgggggaaattttgcaattagggctTAAGTTGGATTCAATCGCGCTCTTTATCGTTGGAGGtgatttcttcatcttcgtctttcttgagctcgaaTTTGCAGAAGAAGCAGCTAATACTTATCATTTCATAGTTGGATTGCACTCacgctcttcatttcaattttccagaAGTGGGTTTAGagttttctgggttgtgtttgctTGTGGGTTAGgattttcgtaattctattttgggATTTGTTTGTGCTtggattgttgtgatgttctgcatgatttctaaattagcacacatgtacagtacacgtaacacatcTCAATGCAACGTAATATAAACACGTGATACAAACAGTGTCACCTGTATAGTGCTCCGTTACTGATCTAAACGACgtcacagaaaatgaccaaataaaacacaaattacaaaaataaggaccatttaaaacattcggtaaaaatgagaaccattttaaacattctgtcaaaatgagaaccatccgcaacaaacactacaaaaatcagaacgaaaaatgtatttaagccaaatataaattaaattatgtaataaaagagttaataaaaactaatattataaGTATATTGTATTAAggattttttaagtttacattaCCTTGGATCGTTCGTTCACACCTTTGATTAGTCATCTCAGGTGAAGTTTTCTAGGGAATTCTATCCACTCATTTTAAAACCAATAAATCCTAACCGTTAAAATTCATTCTAGTGGTAGGTCTCCCACTAatttggattttggatttttgttattgttcattttgtatgtttttataatatattgattaccattaattttgacattttaaaatatattaaaaagatattttaaatatcaatacaatgtatttttaatgttcagcaGAGAGGACaacacaaacaaaattaatagagAATCTAGACTCGTCTCCACCCTCGCACTTATCATCATGCAACgggttttatattttaatccgAAACGGACATtgatatctcaaaatttaaaatcaaaagattttataaagttttaaaataaaatttaaaatattaaattaaattttaattttaatattttaagataacAAATATCAGCAAAGACAGATAATATACCAAcaaccatttatatataaactagatattaaaatatcaattatatatatatatatatatgtactaaATATTCACTtaaatccatattttattttcgaaAGTTTGATACAGATTTAATTAAGATacgaatttataaaattttaaacagtcatattacatataaaatatgaagagtcatataatataattagagtatgaaatattatgagtatttaaaatttttaaaaattatgaaaatataaaaagtataaaatatataacaaatataaaaaagatatgttATAAAAAGagaacttattattttattttattaaaatataaagtgaaataattttatataattcttctctaaaaataaaatgatcaaattattgATCCATGAATTTTATCCCTCGATATCCGTTGCTATCCAAAAAAGTTATTTCTTAAGATTTTTCATTACCTACGTTTCAGGTCCTATCTTCCACATATacttcttcaactaaatatttgtttcttgtttGAGAAACAGTTTctgagtaattttttttttctttaccatATTTCGCAACAAACCAAATGCAAGCGAAAGAATtgtgaataaaagaaaaattgaagcCAACTCAAATTAACAAGAGCAATCACAGATGCCCAAATCAAATATAGAATGAAAAACCCAAATTGGTGGAATGTTGACCCACTTCACTCATTCATTCTTagcctaattttattttcttatttcaaaaatcttaaaattttaaaaatttatataaaattaagaaaatatgaattcaaattatataaaaaatctggaaatgttttcaatattaaaataataaatttgtaaattttttctctatatattattcaacttttttattcttatttaacataaaacttaaattaaatgcATTTCTCATCCAAAAATGGTTCAATATAAGAAgagtgaaaaaatatattttatttgaaaatatatggaaataatatatatatatatatatatatatatattatgactATAATATTGCAAAACATATTCAACTTTCAAacacacaataaaaataattagtctttAAGATTATTTCTGTCTtgagtatttatttttttgataatcGGAAGTACGAGAAAAGTGGACTTTTTTGAAACAACTTTACTGAAATAAATGTACATAAATGCGTTCTTTTCTGTtcactataattaattttgggATAAATCAAGAGTAAGATCATTAATGCTTTTATTGAAAAGCGAGAACGTTAATCAATTTGATATCTTCCTGTAAAAATTTCACACCGaaatacttttcattttcatgtacataaataaattattatttgggttaagatatttttagttcctgaattttaatttaaaatgaaaatttgttcTTGTCCAAAactttaacaatatattttgatcataaactttaaaaattaatgaatatagttattttaactcattcatgttaacttttttttaggtgTTAAACGCATTTTTCAGTAGATATTAAACTaagaatgtgtcaaatagtgttAAAAACTCCAATAGTAACATGAAAAACGTTTGAcacttaaaaagaaattaacataattaggttaaaaagactatattcagTCGTTTCTAAAGTTAAAGGACTAAAATGTATCGAAGTTTCACACATAAATAAATTCCAATTTTAGGTCAAAGTTTAAATACTAAAAACGTACTTAACcattattattttctcttttggtatgtttctttttctttgattcGTACAAATACATACTATTGTTTTAATGATTGGTAAcaagttaaatttggttttgTCCCAACATGTTTAACATAATGTATTATCATCAACAACATCagcattttttaacaaaaaataccatagaaactaaaacaaatactttgaaaattaCTTAGAaacctaattatttttataaagagtAAACACAAATGATATATGATcgaaaaacaattttaactatcgtaaaaaactatttttttagattaaaacatatttaactttcaaacacacaataaaaataattatccatgTTATTCATACCATATTTTAacgaattaaaataatattatttttttgatgtTACCAACATGGAATGTCATAGTTGATCAATCTTACAATAAAACTTTTTCGGAGTCAGGTAGTGTAATATGTGTTTGGATAaaacattttaacaatattaggaaattgaaatgtattgcatttgaattgcttgcaattaaattttcttcattttttgaataacttgtttggataaagaaattaaaatatcatacatttcaatttcttgtttggattaaataattatttttttgtgagataaaatttcattttaacaagatttattttagacttaattatgttttgagttcatgataaatttggaaatggACTTGATGACCTAAATGGGTTGAACCGGGCCGATCCGACGGCCCAATCGAGCTGGTTCAACCTAACAATCCAGATGAGTCGGGCCGGCCAGGAAACCAAGATAGGTTGGGCAACAGGGATGGCCGGAAAACCCAAACGGTTTGGGTTGGGACGATCCGACGATCTAGATAGGCTGGGCTGggtcgggcccgtccaggtcgtcaaGTCGGTCAGACTTGTCGGTTCAGTGGGCCGATCGAATCCATCTACGTTGTTGGGTAGGTCAGGCCCGTACAGGTCGTTGGGCCTGCCCGACACGTTTGATTTGTCAGGCCCATCCAACACCTTTAGGTCTTTTGGCCTACCCAACTCGTGTGGGTCAGTTCGGCCTGTTTTTGTCTTTGAGCCTGCTCCGCCCGTCTTGCTTGTCAGGCCTGTCCGATCCGTTTGTGTTGTTTGGCCAGTCCGATCCGTTTGGATTATCGGGTCAGCTCGACACATATTGGTCATCAGGCCCACCCCGTCCGTGTGGGTTGTCCAACTTGATCGACCTTCTCAAAGTCGGGTTCGTCCACTCCATTTGGTGGTCAAgtccgtctgggtcgtcggatCAACATGACCTATTTTTGTCGTTAGGTTAGCCCGATCCATTTGAATCGTCTAGCTGACCCCACCtgtcattacaaaaaaaatttaaattctttaaaaaaaattgaattgctTCATCcgtaaagttatttttatttatttgaaaatgaaaacaaaaaatggtatggttaaaaactttaaagttTCAGGGGTTTTTGGGTGTGTAAAGCTGCAAACATAGCCTCTGCAACATCCAATCTCAGTTGTCCACTTCATTCCCTATCACCTTAACCttcttcttttacttttcattttttaaatattttgttcctTATCTTATGCCTTTTCCCTTCTCTGTATCTGTGCCTCTTCCTACCAACTTTTCAtgtcttttcttctctcttcccAATGCTTCAATTCAAGCTGCTTCCTTTTGTCTCTCTCATCACAccccattttcttttttttttctctgggATGCTTTCTCCTGTACCCCACAACCTTAAAACACGGTCGTTTCATCGTGATTCAAAACTAGGTGAAAAAACCAACACAGACGCTGTTATGTCGTTTGTTTTTCTTCATCGATGGTTTCACAGGACATGCACTTATCGATGTGTCTCGTCTCGTGTCTCCTTTGCTTTTCGCATTTCTTGGTGTGTGTCTTCAGCAAGCATTGATATGTTTAACAAGACAAGATGGAGATTAAAACCGTTGAACTGCTGAGTActgaatattttatatatattatatattatagactgtgcatttttaaatacttatttgtataacaaaaagttaaatatttttaaatttatctacaTCACAAAAAAGCAGTCCAAGtggacattaatattaatattaatattaacgtTGATGttattaaatagattaaatggTGTTCAAAAAGGCTGGATAGAGCTGGAGACAGGCAGCGCAGAAGAGGTATCACCTGTGATGATTTTCTCACCAACATTCACATGTCTCTCATCTCTTTTTCACATgcatttaatttctaatttgtatCGCTCAATATTATAATCAGAATCCGATTTTGTAGCAGCACAATTTCATAGCTGATTCTTGTGgtttttctttgttcttttgtaGATATTCATCGTTGGAGGGGAACCCTCTGCTGAAAAATTGTTGCTTTTCTCGTTATTCCTTTTGTATCATCAGTCGAGTCAGATTGTGGGGTCTTTCAGAATTGGATCTTTACCATCGAATTTGTTGGCATGGTTTTTCCGCGCCGATGTTGATAAATTTTGTAAGTGATGTAGTAATCTGAGTTTttatgttaaagaaaaaaatggtgagGCTTTGCATGGTAGGGTGAATCGTTATTTTATATGGAAATGTTGTCGAAGTTCTTCACCTGCACAATGAATTCAGTAACGAGCAAATGCATGGTTTTGCTTGTTACCGTTCTGATTCTTAGAGCGCTGTTGTTTCCATCTTTCCCTGGATTTGACGGGATTGAATGGAGCAACCTTGTATATATCCGCACTCCATTGTTGAATTTTGACTTTGGAATACGACAAGATAAGTTTTTGGTGGTTCCTCAGATTGTGTGGGGATTAAACAACCAGAAGATTGCATTTGCAAGGGCCTGTCTTACTGCTAGAATGTTGAACAGAACATTGTTGATGCCAAGCCTCAGTGCCTCATTGTTTTACAAAGAAGTTGACCTCTTGCAACCTATTTCCTTTGACAAGATATTCCAGTTTGAGAAGTTTAATACCCTCTGCCATGGTTTTGTCCGGTTGGGGCGCTATTCAGATGTCTTGAATAGAACACAAGTTCTGGAAATGGAAAAGGGAAGTGGCAGGAGGTGGACAGTGGAGAGAGATTTGTCACAATTGAAGGAGCATGGCAAGGGCTCTTTTGATGACCACGAGGTAATTAGGATTGTAGGGAAGAACCCTTTCTTGTGGCATGATCATTGGCCTGTGAAGGACTATGCAAGGATTTTTGAGTGCTTGTATTTGACAGAAGAGATTGCTAAGGAAGTAGACAGGGTTGTGTCTAGGATTAGAGCTGTTGGAAGAAAGATAACAGACAACAATGAAGCAGTGGAAATGCAGAGCATTATCACCGATGATGGTCCTTCTTTTGAGCCCCTTCCATATGTTGCTGTCCACATGAGGATAGAAATTGATTGGATGATTCACTGTAAAAATTTAGAGCGGCGATTGAACACGAATCAAATCTGCAGTGGCAAGAAAGAGATAGTGGAAAGAGTCAGGAACATTGCTGGTTTGAAGACTCCAGTTGTTGTTTATCTTGCTGTTGCTGATAAACTCCTAAACAATTCTTCCATACTTGATAATTGGGAAGAAGGGTTTGTTCCTTTTGAGAAGAAGAAACTTGGTGTTGATGGAATTTACAAGAAGTATCCGTATTTAATTCAGTCTGCAATCGACTATGAAGTGTGTTTAAGAGCTGATACCTTTGTGGGGAACAGTTTCTCCACATTTTCAAGTCTTATAGTTCTTGAAAGAACACAGAAGATGATCAGAATGAATGGCACCAACTTGTGTGGAGAAAATGTAAGATGGCCTTCTTATGCTTACAACATACCAGGAACCTCAAATGGTCCAAAGAGATGGGTTACAAACATGTCAGAATCAAATCTTCAATCTATCAGCTATGGCACCAATCACATCTCTTGTTAACAGTGCCTTGTTTAATTAATCATTCCTGCTGCACACTTTCAGAGTATAAAAAGAGCCCCTTTTTCTTGGCTCAACATTTTCACTTCTGGCCATGAATGACACACCTAAAAGGAAGGATTTTGATGTAGAGAATACACACTTAAGGTACAGTTTCTCGTTGTGTAAATTGAATCCATTATTTTGAAACAAGTTTCTCAGGTCTGGCAGTGTTTGGTTGTTAAAAAACGAAAGGGTGGGTTTTGGTTTCTGTATACATTTTGTGTCTACAGTTGGTGGATAGGGTTCACGTGTGGGAAAGGTCTATAACTGTATGCTCTGGTCGTGTCTACTTTTGTTGTACATTTAAGAGAACACAAAGTCTGCCCTTtagtttattaaagaaaaaaaagtggaCCCTCTTCTAGTTCTTTCGCAGGAAGTGGAAAATTCCATCTTTAGAAATGATTTTCTGCAAATGAAgttggtgaaaaaaaaaaagaactcaTCCCATAAAAGgatgaatttgatttccctTGTTAATACAACCTGAGATTCATACAGGTCCTCCAGACCcaattcatacatttttttttccaaaaggAATGAAATAATATTCTGCATTATTGTTTTCCAAATTCCTGTagttcatcattttttttcacaGCCATGTTTGACTTGAGTATTCATGTCAGTATAATGATGTGTGTAAAAAGGCATAGAAAGTGTAATCTTTAgccaaaaattaataacaaaggAAGCCATAACAGAGTTGGATGGTGACTTGCAGTTGAGGGATGAAGCTACTGGTATAGGTGATGCAGTGAatctttcattttatatataaaagttggtCCCATAATAATTATGTGAGGTACCTAACCTTTCGGTTCAGAAATTTTCTTCTGGTTGACACTTCCAGACAGCACTTGAAATACAAGTTACAAGCCATTGTTATCACGAGGAAACTAAATTGAAAGGTAGATAAAAAGTGACTTTATTTTGTgcttatctatttttattaacatgGTGTTGGTGATTGTGGAAATCAAAGTGTGTGATGGTGTTCATATTCTATAATAACGCATGCTACCAAAACCTGTTCTTTATCTATCATGaccctcttttctttttcttggcCACCTAATCATGTTGAAACAAAGTACTTTGATATTATATGATGTCTAAGTTGGTATTTGGTAACATAACATAATCAGTGAATTGTTTgtgcttatttttttaatagtttgttTTTGATGGTGagtttttcatatatttgtttacttAACATTTGGTGTCATAGTTTGATTGTTAGTGTCTCTAAAAGGACTATTCGCAAAAGGTTTTTGATTTGTGGAGACTTCTAACAAATGATAGAGTTCATTGAAGTGTCATAAGTGAAATTTAATGAGaatgatttaattattgttgAACATAATAATTGTTGCTATAAATCActtttaacaataattaaagtaagaacattgttatatattattatgtgcTGGAGATATATAATGGAGATAACATTGTGAATCTTCATCATATATTCAGACTTCCAGCCATATATTGTCATTTCTgagatttttatatatttttgtaagacTATATCCTAGACCTACAtaatacattaaatatataagtttaaataccaaaatttcaaaacaataatTCCTAAGAGAATGATTTAACTCGATTTGTAAGCAATAAAAAATACAAGCTTAAGcataattaaagttatttataacTAAAGTTTATTAAGGTCATTCATAATGAATGTCATTTACAACTTAAAACAATCATTGTAgactaaaattttttattataaattttatatatatatatatatatatatatatatatatatatttgtcacGCATACCTAGTAAACAtgtatttatatgtatttttttcttctagaaaatacaattaaaataacagacgataatataaaaaagtaattaaataaaaaagtaatatatcttttgaaatttaGTAAAAACATGCCATTCTTTCTATGTAAGTAAATGTAGTTcgtttaataatattacatgaTTATTTGctcatataatatatttttatttatttattctcccTTGGATCCAGAAAACGTTAAGACCATACTTCAATGCCTAAATCGAATAGTTTGAGAGAGTCAATTGATGGATCAAAATATTGTCATTGTAATATCTAGTATTATTCCAATTAAAATCacaataaactaaattaaatacagttgaatttacaaaatatgattaataaaagagaaaaataaaatgattgaaATGAAATAGTAGTTTTGTACATGCAGTGGAATCCGCAAACATAGGAGAATGCAAGACCGTGTTTATGTCGTCTGTGATTAAGGAACCGTAAGTTATGCTATGCCAGACAAACGTTTCAcgtcaataaaatttatttcaaatttcgttattttttcgaaatttagaaaatattttaagtttagcCTTCATAAACGAACTATTTTTTCTCATTACATATCATACGAGAGCaataaaaaattctatttataataggacattggttaaaatttatttttaatggtatataaatcatatttattattaactatataactttttataattatgtttttaaattatgtaaatagTATTCTGAAATAAACCTATTTTTGAATAGGAGTTCAACTACATAAAAgtctcaaaatttaaataatagataaaatttaaactttaatcaTAGAAAAAAGGTGGTTTAAGAGAGAACTAAATTTAGTTCCTTTGAGTAGGATTTGAGATTCAACTCTTCGTTAACGGAAAAGAATgataagaattaaataaaaataggattaatataattaataaatatttcaaatataataatccAAAATAAATCGAAGTTGTAGAATAagtcaaaattaaaatgatatattagtTACTAATACGCCGAAAACAAGGCATTGTGCTTTCTCTCTCACACGCACTCATTCGctgttttttatattaattattattattttggatgGGTATgtcaaattagtaattaataaataagagtaatattaattaatccGAGTAAGAAGGGTTGTTAAGCCGATGAAGTTGTCGTCTTTTAGATTATTAGGGTTTTTATTCTGTTGCAGGCACTGGTTGAGAATCACTGCTCAAAAGAATAATAACATCAAATTCTAACCAGATAAGGAGTGTGGAATTTCGAAGCTTCATTTCTTTTACATGATACccttttcctttctctctcttctcttattCTCATTGTTTAGTTACCTACCGTCGATCAAAGTCAATGGCTACTCTCgctccattttttatttgatttctttttgcTCTCACAGTCTTCCCAAAAgggttattttattttgatgtgaaaatttgtaatatgtgaaaaagaaagatCTTTTAGATCGATTTGGTAATGGGTCGGGCTGGGGTTTATTTAATTGTTGTAATGGGAAATTGAAGTTCCGAGGGTGATTTGTTGGGGAAATGGGGGATCAGGGTGTTTTAGGTGTTAATGTTGGAAGagaggaggaggaagatgagTTTTGCAGTTGTTGTGGAGATGAAAACGAGGAAGCGTGGAAAGAGACTGAGGAGGCTCTGGTGGGAGGGTTGAAGGACGAACTTGATGAATTTTCAGTGAAAATGTTCTTCAAGGGGTTGTCAATGGCTGGGTTTGAAAATCCAAGTTCTGGGTTTTCTGGAATTGGAGTTGTAATGGAAAGGTCACCAGGGCTTCCTGCTATAAGGGTGCAGAAAAAACTTGACTTTTATGCGGAGGAGTCTGTGGTTGACTACTTGGCACTCTTGGATGGTTTGCTGGAAGCTGTGCGGAAAAAGATCCGCAGGGTTTATGCTTTCACAGATTCTGAGTTGTTGCATGATCAGGTTAGCATTTTCAGTCTTTGATTTTAacatttgtttgttttatgaTATGATTATGGCCTCTTCATAAGTTGACGAAGATCTAGAAACCATGGGATGCCACAATTGGAAATGTTTGCATCTATTGGCATGCTATACCTTTGTGCTATTGTTCCTTTTATAGATGAACACTGAGATAAGAATCATCTTGTGTGCTTACTTTAGGCCTTACGCTATTGTTGGGTTTGCACAAACATGCAATGGtgttttcatttcttaatttttatcttCATACTGTATCTGACATGTCtgttatttacttattatcttttgtttgtttgggtatcctttttgtttttgtttctttagcCTGTATATAAGAAAGTTTAGAGGTATGCGTTATAGCAGGCACACTGTGATTCCGTTTGAACAGCAAATACCATGATTAAATTTAAGCTGCAATTAACCCTTCTCTATAACAGCTGAAAAAGGTGACTTTAATAGTTTTCATGCATGTTTAAGATCTAAATGTTTAGAATAGCGTACATCCTAAATGTGCGACTAACCTCTTATGATTCTGTAATGTGTTTTTGTGGGTACTTCCAGATCACCTCTCTTTAACTATCATTCCGTTTGCATGTGAATCTTTTGACAGATAACATTTGGGAAAAAAATGGACATGCCTCTTTTGTTGGCATTGAGAGAAAGGATTCTGGAACTTACCAATAATTTTGAAGATTTTGTTTTAAAGCTTATACCCTCTACTGATCTTGAGCAGCCACTGCATTTTGCCAAAGTAGCTATTGGACTAGTCACTTTCCCCATAAATGGTGAGAGATTGCTTAAGAATTGTTCTATTTGCTGTGATGACAAGCCAGTGCAAATTATGATTACCCTGAAATGTTCGCACATATTCTGTTCACATTGCCTGAGGGCCTATGCCGATGGTAAAGTACAATTATCTCAAGTTCCTATAAAATGCCCTCAACCGGGGTGCAAGTATTGCATCTCTGCAACTGAGTGCAGGTCTTTTCTTCCATTCACCTCATTTGAATCCCTGGAGAAAGCCCTTTCCCAAGCGGATATTGACCATTCAGATAGAATTTATTGTCCATTTCCAAATTGTTCTGTTCTCCTGGATACTCTTGAATGTGTATCAGCTAGAAGTTCATCTAGTCAGTCTGACAATTCTTGTCTCGAGTGTCCTGTTTGTAAGAGGTTTATCTGCGTGGACTGTAAGGTTCCTTGGCATTCTTCCATGAATTGTCTAGAATTCCAGAATCTGTCAGAAGACGAGAGGGATGCTTCTGAC
This portion of the Vigna unguiculata cultivar IT97K-499-35 chromosome 6, ASM411807v1, whole genome shotgun sequence genome encodes:
- the LOC114186643 gene encoding O-fucosyltransferase 23-like — protein: MEMLSKFFTCTMNSVTSKCMVLLVTVLILRALLFPSFPGFDGIEWSNLVYIRTPLLNFDFGIRQDKFLVVPQIVWGLNNQKIAFARACLTARMLNRTLLMPSLSASLFYKEVDLLQPISFDKIFQFEKFNTLCHGFVRLGRYSDVLNRTQVLEMEKGSGRRWTVERDLSQLKEHGKGSFDDHEVIRIVGKNPFLWHDHWPVKDYARIFECLYLTEEIAKEVDRVVSRIRAVGRKITDNNEAVEMQSIITDDGPSFEPLPYVAVHMRIEIDWMIHCKNLERRLNTNQICSGKKEIVERVRNIAGLKTPVVVYLAVADKLLNNSSILDNWEEGFVPFEKKKLGVDGIYKKYPYLIQSAIDYEVCLRADTFVGNSFSTFSSLIVLERTQKMIRMNGTNLCGENVRWPSYAYNIPGTSNGPKRWVTNMSESNLQSISYGTNHISC
- the LOC114187916 gene encoding uncharacterized protein LOC114187916; translation: MGDQGVLGVNVGREEEEDEFCSCCGDENEEAWKETEEALVGGLKDELDEFSVKMFFKGLSMAGFENPSSGFSGIGVVMERSPGLPAIRVQKKLDFYAEESVVDYLALLDGLLEAVRKKIRRVYAFTDSELLHDQITFGKKMDMPLLLALRERILELTNNFEDFVLKLIPSTDLEQPLHFAKVAIGLVTFPINGERLLKNCSICCDDKPVQIMITLKCSHIFCSHCLRAYADGKVQLSQVPIKCPQPGCKYCISATECRSFLPFTSFESLEKALSQADIDHSDRIYCPFPNCSVLLDTLECVSARSSSSQSDNSCLECPVCKRFICVDCKVPWHSSMNCLEFQNLSEDERDASDISLHRLAQNKRWKRCQQCRTVIELTQGCYHMACWCGHEFCYSCGAEYREGQQTCQCAYWDENNSENSVAHSLQESEQWAWETFNSLSMIVDAYSDQERSQLALIQRFLAGGFSLSDHNPYQSPPRCTDSYVDPMKDLHQLPWLERFVSVISDNYYEDYIQ